A single region of the Stutzerimonas stutzeri genome encodes:
- a CDS encoding DUF2269 family protein, with protein sequence MEHYQLLNIVHAALAILLTLGLIAHIAMLWKAKRRGDPAVLQAKLRRTRLMSLPLLALLGLLLPVTGWWMAHLAGFALGQLWLLASSILFLVLVPLTLLLGGRLRAWHALGNSPAPAALPRFALVYAGLILLILVAIMGLMGAKPV encoded by the coding sequence ATGGAACACTATCAGCTGTTGAACATCGTCCATGCAGCCCTGGCGATCCTGCTGACCCTCGGGCTGATTGCCCACATCGCCATGCTCTGGAAGGCCAAGCGGCGTGGCGACCCTGCCGTGCTGCAAGCCAAGTTGCGGCGCACGCGCCTGATGTCGCTGCCGCTGCTCGCCTTGCTGGGCCTGCTGCTGCCGGTGACCGGCTGGTGGATGGCTCATCTGGCGGGCTTTGCGCTGGGTCAGCTGTGGCTGCTGGCGAGCTCGATCCTGTTCCTCGTCCTGGTGCCCCTGACGCTGCTGCTCGGCGGGCGCCTGCGCGCCTGGCACGCGCTGGGGAACAGCCCGGCGCCGGCGGCATTGCCGCGTTTCGCGCTGGTCTACGCCGGGCTCATCCTGCTGATTCTCGTGGCGATCATGGGTCTGATGGGCGCCAAGCCAGTCTGA